In Ascaphus truei isolate aAscTru1 chromosome 12, aAscTru1.hap1, whole genome shotgun sequence, the following are encoded in one genomic region:
- the LOC142464335 gene encoding uncharacterized protein LOC142464335 gives MKTYSGKCSDVIQQIIHTGKKSYNCSECGKSFIQNSDLVIHQRIHTGVRPYNCSECEKSFNHKSNLFQHQRIHTGVTPYNCSECEKSFSQKYKLVTHQIIHTGVKSYNCSECGKNFGLKSSLVKHQKLHTGVRPYNCSECEKSFSHKSNLDKHQRIHTGVTPYNCSECGESFRYKSTLATHQIIHTGLKPYNCSECAKSFGLKSSLVIHQKLHTGVRPHNCSECEKSFFRKSHLVIHQRIHTGVDPITALI, from the coding sequence ATGAAAACCTATAGTGGGAAATGCAGTGATGTTATACAGCAAATAATCCATACAGGGAAAaaatcctataactgctctgaatgtggaaaaAGCTTCATTCAGAACTCAGATCTTGttatacaccaaagaatccacacgggggtgagaccctataactgctctgaatgtgagaaaagcttcaATCACAAATCTAATCTTTTTCAAcatcaaagaatccacacaggtgtgacaccctataactgctctgaatgtgagaaaagcttcagtcagaaatataaacttgttacacaccaaataatccacacaggggtgaagtcttataactgctctgaatgtgggaaaaacttTGGGCTTAAATCAAGTCTTGTTAAACACCAAAAactccacacaggggtgagaccgtataactgctctgaatgtgagaaaagcttcagTCACAAATCTAATCTTGATAAAcatcaaagaatccacacaggtgtgacaccctataactgctctgaatgtggggaaAGCTTCCGTTATAAATCTACACTTGCTACACACCAAATAATCCATACAGGGTTGAaaccttataactgctctgaatgtgctAAAAGCTTCGGGCTTAAATCGAGTCTTGTTATACACCAGAAACTCCACACAGGTGTGAGACCccataactgctctgaatgtgagaaaagcttcTTTCGCAAATCACATCTTGttatacaccaaagaatccacacaggggtggaccctataactgctctaaTATGA